A window from Setaria italica strain Yugu1 chromosome VIII, Setaria_italica_v2.0, whole genome shotgun sequence encodes these proteins:
- the LOC101774569 gene encoding WAT1-related protein At1g68170-like: protein MAEPNEQRASQASRPPAESNSGWKPALCVVFVELFNTGTILLGKVAVDGGMFVFSLLFYRSFLGALFIFPFALIFESGKWKELDKKALGWLFINAFAGYSLPMALYYYGLRDTPASYAVIFSSLTPLVTFVLSILLRMETLHLKSKEDAAKVTGALVCFGGALLISLYKGKNLHLWPAIIKESIENSNKTAGTHHLRGTLLLFGDCVSYAFWYPIQVKVLNLYPWKHWSSVMTCVLGSLRTFAIGIIMRRDKLGWQIGWNIQLLTNVYSVRLPQNAFILRNYFLQIL, encoded by the exons ATGGCGGAGCCCAACGAGCAGCGCGCGTCTCAGGCGTCCAGGCCGCCAGCTGAATCTAACTCCG GATGGAAGCCAGCTCTATGCGTTGTATTCGTTGAGCTCTTCAACACAGGAACTATATTGCTGGGCAAGGTTGCGGTTGATGGGGGCATGTTTGTTTTCTCATTGCTCTTCTACCGAAGTTTTTTAGGTGCCTTGTTCATCTTTCCATTTGCTCTAATTTTCGAAAG TGGGAAGTGGAAGGAATTGGACAAGAAAGCTCTTGGATGGCTCTTCATTAATGCTTTTGCCGG GTATTCCTTGCCAATGGCCTTGTACTACTACGGGTTACGAGACACACCTGCATCCTATGCTGTGATCTTTTCAAGTTTGACTCCTCTCGTCACATTCGTCCTGTCCATATTACTTCG CATGGAGACCCTGCACCTCAAATCAAAGGAGGACGCTGCAAAGGTGACTGGAGCATTGGTTTGCTTTGGTGGGGCCCTACTGATCAGCCTGTACAAAGGAAAAAATTTACATCTCTGGCCGGCAATTATAAAAGAGAGCATTGAGAATTCCAATAAAACTGCTGGGACACACCATCTGAGGGGCACCTTGCTTTTATTTGGTGACTGTGTTAGTTACGCATTTTGGTACCCCATACAG GTCAAAGTTTTAAACTTATACCCATGGAAGCACTGGTCGTCAGTGATGACATGTGTTTTAGGAAGTCTACGGACATTTGCCATAGGAATAATTATGAGAAGGGATAAACTTGGCTGGCAAATTGGATGGAACATTCAACTGTTGACCAATGTCTACTCAGTAAGGCTGCCTCAGAATGCATTTATTTTAAGAAATTACTTTCTGCAAATATTATGA
- the LOC111258306 gene encoding F-box/FBD/LRR-repeat protein At5g56420-like, producing the protein MPRVGTGAGAGGDDADGDRIRALPDGDLLHALGFLPARDAVRTCVLGRLWGNQWRALPRLRITGAEKLHMFVNQLVLLRYPGLVLDECEIDLRGLGYANRMHVNLWIRHALLLRARVLCLRWIPGLQSQPLASMFLKVLHLVGVSFEGNIIDFSSCPALEDLEITSSEIDAHVISSPSAKRLRLVKCSFILCPCPDYRTRISTPSIICLEVEDCSGFPHLLQSMPSLHTASVCVGCFDEDEWEESCSVGSCGFNFFPLR; encoded by the coding sequence ATGCCGCGCGTGggcaccggcgccggggccggcggggacgacgccgacggcgaccgGATCAGGGCGCTGCCGGACGGCGACCTCCTCCACGCGCTGGGCTTCCTGCCGGCGCGGGACGCCGTTCGGACGTGCGTGCTCGGGCGCCTCTGGGGCAACCAGTGGCGCGCCCTGCCTCGCCTGCGCATCACCGGCGCCGAGAAGCTGCACATGTTCGTGAACCAGCTGGTCCTGCTCCGCTACCCGGGGTTGGTTCTTGACGAATGCGAGATCGACCTCCGGGGATTGGGATACGCCAACCGCATGCACGTCAACCTCTGGATCCGGCACGCTCTGTTGCTTCGAGCTCGAGTGTTGTGCCTGAGGTGGATCCCCGGGTTACAGAGCCAGCCTCTTGCTTCCATGTTCTTGAAGGTATTGCATCTTGTGGGTGTAAGCTTTGAAGGAAATATCATTGATTTCTCAAGCTGCCCAGCGCTGGAGGATCTCGAGATCACCTCGAGTGAAATCGATGCCCATGTAATCAGCTCTCCATCTGCTAAGCGTTTGAGATTGGTGAAGTGCAGTTTTATTCTCTGCCCTTGCCCAGATTACCGCACTCGTATTTCTACCCCAAGTATCATTTGCCTGGAAGTAGAGGATTGTAGTGGCTTCCCTCATTTGCTTCAAAGCATGCCGTCTTTGCACACCGCATCTGTTTGTGTTGGCTGCTTCGATGAGGATGAATGGGAGGAAAGTTGCTCTGTGGGTTCCTGCGGTTTTAATTTCTTTCCGCTGCGATGA